In Horticoccus luteus, the following proteins share a genomic window:
- a CDS encoding O-antigen ligase family protein, whose product MSAPAARLPRLVGQDETKLIRLHPLEKLLLAVVAAQLVFLPWAVGGMRLWAQFISLGLSAASLALALMPRHYTDEHTGGEAFTLYPLRRLLRFPLFWTGLVFAGYIVIGALNPGWRYEHDGGRWWMREIPRISWLPHGVTGTPFDWASPWRTLIIFGAAFLLVCALWVGITRRRSLQLLLLILCINAVLVALLAITMRATGATKLYWTWPSANLPYGPFVYRNHASAWLNLMIGATLALSALFHERAQRVMAKSSPAPLIAFVAVFLGVVVAVSQSRGGFIALLVFLAAALALAGVRQLRHRSTSRMLAIAALLGAGFIGFVALSFDSWGGAQAWQRFTRLFEDRDSSVTSRELATQATMDMWREAPWSGDGAASFRYVFPLYQQHYPDIYQHKSGRQTIRQVWEFAHNDWAQMLAEYGVIGTGIAIAAIAWWLLALLRLRAWRYAPSLLLVFAVGMTLLHARGDFVLHNPAVLLSFVAVAVVSLRLAEFAHASARRTRSA is encoded by the coding sequence ATGTCCGCTCCTGCCGCCCGCCTTCCTCGCCTCGTGGGTCAGGATGAAACCAAACTCATCCGGCTGCACCCCCTCGAAAAACTTCTCCTCGCGGTCGTCGCCGCGCAGTTGGTGTTCTTGCCCTGGGCCGTCGGCGGCATGCGGTTGTGGGCGCAGTTCATCAGCCTCGGACTCAGCGCCGCCAGCCTCGCGCTGGCGCTGATGCCTCGTCACTACACCGATGAACACACGGGCGGCGAGGCGTTCACCCTCTATCCGCTCCGCCGCCTGCTGCGCTTTCCCCTCTTCTGGACCGGCCTGGTGTTCGCCGGCTACATCGTCATCGGTGCGCTCAACCCCGGCTGGCGCTACGAACACGACGGCGGGCGCTGGTGGATGCGCGAGATCCCCCGCATTTCCTGGCTGCCCCATGGCGTCACCGGCACGCCCTTCGACTGGGCGAGCCCGTGGCGGACCCTCATCATCTTCGGCGCGGCATTCCTGCTCGTTTGTGCGCTCTGGGTCGGCATCACCCGCCGTCGCTCGCTCCAGCTCCTCCTCCTCATCCTCTGTATCAACGCCGTCCTGGTCGCCCTGCTCGCCATTACCATGCGAGCCACCGGCGCAACGAAACTCTATTGGACGTGGCCCAGCGCCAATCTTCCCTATGGACCGTTCGTCTATCGCAACCACGCCTCCGCCTGGCTCAACCTCATGATTGGAGCGACGCTCGCGCTCTCCGCGCTCTTCCACGAGCGCGCTCAACGTGTCATGGCAAAGTCGAGCCCTGCTCCCCTGATCGCATTCGTCGCGGTCTTCCTCGGTGTGGTGGTGGCGGTCAGCCAGTCGCGCGGCGGCTTTATCGCGCTGCTCGTCTTCCTCGCGGCCGCCCTGGCCCTCGCCGGCGTGCGCCAACTTCGGCACCGGAGCACCTCCCGCATGCTGGCGATCGCCGCGCTCTTGGGCGCCGGCTTTATCGGCTTCGTTGCGCTCTCCTTCGATAGCTGGGGCGGCGCGCAAGCGTGGCAACGCTTCACGCGACTCTTCGAAGACCGTGACTCGTCCGTGACATCCCGCGAGTTGGCCACCCAGGCCACCATGGACATGTGGCGCGAAGCCCCGTGGTCCGGCGATGGCGCCGCTTCCTTCCGCTACGTTTTCCCTCTCTACCAGCAGCATTACCCTGACATTTACCAGCATAAGTCCGGTCGACAGACTATTCGCCAAGTCTGGGAGTTTGCGCACAACGACTGGGCGCAGATGCTCGCCGAATACGGTGTCATTGGCACCGGCATCGCCATCGCAGCTATCGCTTGGTGGCTGCTGGCCCTCCTCCGTCTGCGAGCCTGGCGTTATGCTCCGTCGCTCCTGCTCGTCTTCGCGGTCGGCATGACGCTCTTACATGCCCGCGGCGACTTCGTCCTGCACAATCCCGCCGTGCTGCTGAGCTTTGTCGCCGTCGCCGTCGTATCGCTTCGCCTCGCCGAATTCGCTCACGCCAGCGCCCGCCGCACCCGCTCCGCTTGA
- a CDS encoding glycosyltransferase family 4 protein produces the protein MLWFFCDVFARPDDATGRVVTELATALARERTADDGGRMEDDGGRMAERGGRMADESLKASATGEECRAEGYRTGFSVEGERERERLGRVGAVGVRPAREVPGVLVRRVRATTFPKSRAWLLGLNWLTTTFAYTRAAFTHLRQGDVVVVVTSPRLLPWPVVWAARRRGARVIVLVHDVYPDVFAAVGWLRPGWLLRQLDRGFSGGYKMADEIVVLGRDMRDVIARKLAAGGAAGGTITSTIKSKSEMRDGEGAGFAVERGREDDSVTASATEVGRVRLSEGGRGKAGGGGGRIVVIPNWGDVDGLRAVAKEASPVTSRWGLQGKTVVGVGGTLGRTHDGALVIALARALRGDASIRFLIYAGGVGRAEVDAALGGAANVCLAPPCPPAELNDWLAAADVMLVPFRAGMAGISVPSRMYNIFAAGRPLLLTGDLDAEGARLVREHGLGWAVPAGDVASAAEIIRGAAREPDDAAERGGRARALAEQAFTFSRHVAAWRALVGERGGQ, from the coding sequence ATGCTTTGGTTCTTCTGCGATGTGTTTGCCCGGCCGGACGATGCGACGGGGCGCGTCGTGACGGAGCTCGCGACGGCGTTGGCGCGGGAGCGGACGGCGGACGACGGAGGGCGGATGGAGGACGACGGAGGACGGATGGCAGAGCGCGGAGGTCGAATGGCGGACGAAAGTCTGAAGGCGTCCGCTACGGGCGAAGAGTGCCGAGCGGAGGGATATCGGACGGGATTCTCGGTCGAGGGAGAAAGAGAACGAGAACGATTGGGAAGGGTGGGGGCGGTCGGGGTTAGGCCGGCGAGGGAGGTGCCGGGGGTGCTTGTGCGACGGGTGCGGGCCACGACGTTTCCGAAGTCGCGGGCGTGGTTGCTCGGGCTGAACTGGCTGACGACGACTTTCGCTTATACGCGGGCGGCGTTCACTCATCTGCGTCAGGGCGACGTCGTGGTGGTGGTGACCAGCCCGCGGTTGCTGCCGTGGCCGGTGGTGTGGGCGGCGCGGAGGCGCGGGGCGCGGGTGATCGTGCTGGTGCACGATGTGTATCCGGATGTTTTTGCGGCGGTGGGTTGGCTGCGGCCAGGATGGCTGCTGCGGCAGCTCGATCGCGGGTTCAGCGGCGGCTACAAAATGGCCGATGAGATCGTCGTGCTGGGGCGGGATATGCGCGACGTGATCGCGCGCAAACTGGCGGCGGGTGGAGCGGCGGGAGGGACGATTACGAGCACGATTAAGAGTAAGAGCGAGATGAGGGATGGGGAGGGAGCGGGTTTTGCGGTCGAGAGAGGAAGGGAGGACGACAGCGTCACGGCTTCCGCGACGGAGGTGGGGCGAGTGAGATTAAGCGAAGGAGGACGAGGCAAGGCGGGAGGCGGTGGAGGGCGGATCGTGGTGATTCCTAATTGGGGGGACGTCGATGGGTTGCGGGCTGTGGCCAAGGAGGCGTCGCCGGTGACGTCGCGTTGGGGGTTGCAGGGGAAGACGGTGGTCGGCGTGGGCGGCACGTTGGGGCGGACGCACGATGGGGCGTTGGTGATCGCGCTCGCCCGGGCGTTGCGCGGCGATGCGTCGATTCGGTTTCTCATTTACGCGGGCGGCGTGGGGCGGGCGGAGGTCGACGCGGCGTTGGGTGGGGCGGCGAATGTTTGTCTCGCGCCGCCGTGTCCGCCGGCGGAGTTGAATGACTGGCTGGCGGCGGCGGACGTGATGCTGGTGCCGTTTCGGGCCGGGATGGCGGGGATCTCGGTGCCGAGCCGGATGTATAATATTTTCGCGGCGGGGCGGCCGTTGCTGCTCACGGGCGACCTCGACGCGGAAGGCGCGCGGCTGGTGCGCGAACACGGGTTGGGCTGGGCGGTGCCGGCCGGCGACGTGGCGAGCGCGGCGGAGATCATTCGGGGGGCGGCGCGAGAGCCGGACGATGCGGCGGAGCGGGGCGGCAGGGCGCGCGCGCTGGCGGAGCAAGCATTCACCTTTAGCCGGCACGTGGCGGCTTGGCGGGCGTTGGTCGGGGAACGGGGCGGACAGTAG